One window of Agromyces rhizosphaerae genomic DNA carries:
- a CDS encoding cation:proton antiporter, with amino-acid sequence MELLLVFAVVLLVAILISGLAHRTVLSTTVLFLVAGFLVGDGMLGFVHFGADDPTVEIISSLALFVVLFTDGQQVGIRQLREAWRLPGRALLLGMPLTFVISALLGVWLVGLDWTQALLVAAVLAPTDPVFASAIVGRGEIPYRVRHLLGVESGLNDGLALPVVLFLIAAAGGPDAEPLQLIEELSLGIVVGIVVPLVVSWLVRRRMFSRTPLYASLTPVAVGLLVLGICELTHANLYLAAFAAGITIASAAPEMREAYQEFGEQFSELIKLLAVLLFGALISPMFLAEVPLGGYVFAILLLVVARPVAVEVSLLGSGMPWQERLTAAWFGPKGFASVLYGILVLQSGAPAADEMFHIIVVAIVISIVAHSSTDVPIAGYFARRYRERLDTTPADPHDDGAEPPGDPDSDTATRS; translated from the coding sequence GTGGAACTCCTCCTCGTCTTCGCCGTCGTGCTGCTCGTCGCGATCCTCATCTCCGGGCTCGCGCACCGCACGGTGCTGTCGACGACGGTGCTGTTCCTCGTGGCGGGGTTCCTGGTCGGCGACGGCATGCTGGGCTTCGTCCACTTCGGCGCGGACGACCCCACGGTCGAGATCATCTCGTCGCTCGCGCTGTTCGTCGTGCTCTTCACCGACGGACAGCAGGTCGGCATCCGCCAGCTGCGCGAGGCCTGGCGCCTGCCCGGCCGGGCGCTGCTGCTCGGGATGCCGCTGACGTTCGTGATCTCGGCCCTGCTCGGCGTCTGGCTGGTCGGCCTCGACTGGACCCAGGCGCTGCTCGTCGCCGCCGTGCTCGCACCCACCGACCCCGTGTTCGCGTCGGCGATCGTGGGCCGCGGCGAGATCCCGTACCGGGTGCGCCACCTGCTCGGCGTGGAGTCGGGCCTCAACGACGGACTCGCCCTGCCGGTCGTGCTCTTCCTCATCGCCGCGGCGGGCGGGCCGGACGCCGAGCCGCTCCAGCTGATCGAGGAGCTCTCCCTCGGCATCGTCGTCGGCATCGTCGTGCCCCTGGTCGTCAGCTGGCTGGTCCGCCGGCGGATGTTCTCGCGCACGCCGCTCTACGCCTCGCTCACCCCGGTCGCGGTGGGCCTGCTCGTGCTCGGCATCTGCGAGCTCACCCACGCGAACCTGTACCTCGCGGCCTTCGCGGCGGGCATCACCATCGCCAGCGCGGCGCCGGAGATGCGCGAGGCGTACCAGGAGTTCGGCGAGCAGTTCTCCGAACTCATCAAGCTGCTCGCCGTGCTGCTGTTCGGCGCGCTCATCTCGCCGATGTTCCTCGCCGAGGTGCCGCTGGGCGGCTACGTGTTCGCGATCCTGCTGCTCGTCGTGGCGCGTCCGGTGGCCGTCGAGGTCTCGCTCCTCGGCAGCGGCATGCCGTGGCAGGAACGGCTCACCGCGGCCTGGTTCGGGCCCAAGGGCTTCGCCTCGGTGCTCTACGGGATCCTCGTGCTGCAGTCCGGCGCGCCCGCGGCGGACGAGATGTTCCACATCATCGTGGTGGCGATCGTCATCTCGATCGTCGCGCACTCGTCGACGGACGTGCCGATCGCGGGATACTTCGCCCGGCGCTATCGCGAGCGGCTCGACACGACCCCCGCGGATCCGCACGATGACGGGGCGGAACCGCCCGGGGATCCGGATTCCGACACCGCGACGCGTTCCTAG
- a CDS encoding potassium channel family protein, protein MVDRIRHDAPVLVIGLGRFGAATAGQLDRLGREVLAIDASESLVQKWSERVTHAVVADAKSIDALRQIGAQDFSIAVCAVGSSVEASVLITANLVDLKIPQIWAKAISQSHGKILERIGANHVIYPEAEAGERTAHLVSGRMLDFIEFDDDFALVKMYPPRPIRGKNLTESGVRTKHNVTVVGVKSPGKPFTYATEQTVVSNHDLIIVSGTEGDIEKFASLE, encoded by the coding sequence TTGGTTGATCGCATCAGACACGACGCCCCGGTGCTCGTGATCGGCCTCGGCCGGTTCGGCGCCGCCACCGCGGGCCAGCTCGACCGCCTCGGCCGCGAGGTGCTCGCCATCGACGCGAGCGAGTCGCTCGTGCAGAAGTGGTCGGAGCGCGTCACGCACGCCGTCGTCGCCGACGCGAAGTCGATCGATGCGCTCCGCCAGATCGGCGCCCAGGACTTCTCGATCGCGGTCTGCGCGGTCGGATCGTCGGTCGAGGCATCCGTGCTCATCACCGCCAACCTGGTGGACCTGAAGATCCCCCAGATCTGGGCGAAGGCGATCAGCCAGTCGCACGGCAAGATCCTGGAGCGCATCGGCGCGAACCACGTCATCTACCCCGAGGCCGAGGCCGGCGAGCGCACGGCGCACCTGGTCAGCGGCCGGATGCTCGACTTCATCGAGTTCGACGACGACTTCGCGCTGGTGAAGATGTACCCCCCGCGCCCGATCCGCGGCAAGAACCTCACCGAGTCGGGCGTGCGCACCAAGCACAACGTGACGGTCGTCGGCGTGAAGAGCCCGGGCAAGCCCTTCACCTACGCGACCGAGCAGACCGTGGTGTCGAACCACGACCTCATCATCGTCTCGGGCACCGAGGGCGACATCGAGAAGTTCGCCTCGCTCGAGTAG
- a CDS encoding cation diffusion facilitator family transporter: protein MSTSGGTRAILAAFLANLGIAITKFIAWIFSGSSSMLAEGVHSLADAGNQLLLIWGGRQARRKADQEHPFGYGRERYVYAFVVAIILFSVGGVFSIYEGIEKLADPHPLEVWWLPLLVLAIAMVLEGFSLRTAIVESNKTRGDRSWFQFVRRAKAPELPVVLLEDVAALIGLVLAFIGVGLTVLTGNGVWDAVGTLAIGTLLIVVAIVLGIETKSLLVGEGANPRDLEAIEAAVLEGDEVERIIHMKTLYLGPEELMVAAKIAFRADQRLLEVAAATNAIEKRVREAVPVARVIYFEPDVWIDPAALPATDVIVIKGLD, encoded by the coding sequence ATGAGCACGTCCGGCGGCACCCGAGCCATCCTCGCGGCCTTCCTCGCGAACCTCGGCATCGCGATCACGAAGTTCATCGCGTGGATCTTCTCCGGCTCGTCGTCGATGCTCGCCGAGGGCGTGCACTCGCTCGCCGACGCCGGCAACCAGCTGCTGCTCATCTGGGGCGGACGGCAGGCCAGGCGCAAGGCCGACCAGGAGCATCCGTTCGGCTACGGCCGCGAGCGGTACGTGTACGCCTTCGTGGTCGCGATCATCCTGTTCTCGGTCGGCGGCGTGTTCTCGATCTACGAGGGCATCGAGAAGCTCGCCGACCCGCACCCGCTCGAGGTGTGGTGGCTGCCGCTGCTCGTGCTCGCGATCGCGATGGTGCTCGAGGGCTTCTCGCTGCGCACCGCCATCGTCGAGTCGAACAAGACGCGTGGCGATCGCTCGTGGTTCCAGTTCGTGCGCCGCGCGAAGGCGCCCGAGCTGCCCGTGGTGCTGCTCGAGGACGTCGCGGCACTGATCGGCCTCGTGCTCGCGTTCATCGGCGTGGGCCTCACCGTGCTGACCGGCAACGGCGTCTGGGACGCCGTCGGCACCCTCGCCATCGGCACGCTGCTGATCGTCGTGGCGATCGTGCTCGGCATCGAGACGAAGAGCCTGCTCGTGGGCGAGGGCGCCAACCCGCGCGACCTCGAGGCGATCGAGGCCGCGGTGCTCGAAGGCGACGAGGTCGAGCGCATCATCCACATGAAGACGCTCTACCTCGGCCCCGAGGAGCTCATGGTCGCCGCGAAGATCGCCTTCCGCGCCGATCAGCGCCTGCTCGAGGTGGCCGCCGCGACGAACGCGATCGAGAAGCGCGTGCGCGAGGCGGTGCCGGTGGCGCGGGTCATCTACTTCGAGCCCGACGTCTGGATCGATCCGGCCGCGCTTCCGGCGACCGACGTGATCGTCATCAAGGGCCTGGACTGA
- a CDS encoding SHOCT domain-containing protein translates to MDFWASFWNIIWLSFVIFIWIAYLMVLFTILVDLFRDHELNGWWKALWIVCLIFVPLITALVYLIARGPNMAKRQAAQVRAAQEAQESYIRQVATPTSAADEIAKAKALHEAGTISDAEFALLKEKALKPETNNVA, encoded by the coding sequence ATGGACTTCTGGGCATCGTTCTGGAACATCATCTGGCTGTCGTTCGTGATCTTCATCTGGATCGCGTACCTGATGGTCCTGTTCACCATCCTGGTGGACCTCTTCCGCGACCACGAGCTCAACGGCTGGTGGAAGGCGCTCTGGATCGTCTGCCTCATCTTCGTGCCGCTCATCACGGCGCTGGTGTACCTGATCGCGCGCGGGCCGAACATGGCCAAGCGCCAGGCCGCGCAGGTGCGGGCGGCGCAGGAGGCGCAGGAGAGCTACATCCGGCAGGTCGCGACGCCGACCAGCGCCGCCGACGAGATCGCCAAGGCGAAGGCGCTCCACGAGGCGGGCACCATCTCCGACGCGGAGTTCGCGCTCCTCAAGGAGAAGGCGCTGAAGCCCGAGACGAACAACGTCGCCTGA
- a CDS encoding ion channel protein: protein MAEERPGDGAAEADVPDGAAGARTSGAGDAATAADVPDGTGRSDPKLLLKLSIPAIVIGIGSALVLAGLDLVSEWVDEFLWDVVPGWAGVSGDAPLWIIGVLTLAGLLTGLIVRFMPGHGGEDPATESLFPSPMAMSAVPGVALAAIITLSMGVSLGPEGPTLAINIALAAWVGRRFLPQLPIGPLTVIVVSGTVGALFGSPVGAALLVTSVAIAVPSKRPLWDRMFAPLMAAAAGSITMHFLGAYSLSAGSPEYAAPAAIDFLWGVLVLLAAIAAGLALVYGMKPLHRVFHAMRNPIIPLTIGGLILGLLGAIGGPITLFKGLDELQELTKEAADYDAWQLAGIVGIKIVALLIAAAAGFRGGRIFPTIFIGGAIGILAVAIVPAIPVPVAMAAAVLGVCLVVVRDGWLSLFIAIVVVGDIALLPMLCVLILPGWLLVARLPEMRVEEEPAG from the coding sequence ATGGCCGAGGAGCGACCTGGCGACGGAGCGGCCGAGGCGGACGTGCCCGACGGCGCGGCCGGAGCGCGCACGAGCGGCGCCGGCGACGCCGCCACGGCAGCCGACGTGCCCGACGGCACCGGGAGGTCCGACCCGAAGCTGCTGCTGAAGCTCTCGATCCCCGCGATCGTCATCGGCATCGGCTCGGCGCTCGTGCTGGCGGGCCTCGACCTCGTCTCGGAGTGGGTGGACGAGTTCCTCTGGGACGTCGTGCCGGGCTGGGCGGGCGTCTCGGGCGATGCCCCGCTCTGGATCATCGGCGTGCTCACCCTCGCCGGCCTGCTGACCGGACTGATCGTGCGGTTCATGCCGGGCCACGGCGGGGAGGACCCGGCGACCGAGTCGCTCTTCCCCTCACCGATGGCGATGTCCGCCGTTCCGGGAGTCGCCCTCGCCGCGATCATCACGCTGTCGATGGGCGTGAGCCTCGGACCCGAGGGGCCCACCCTCGCCATCAACATCGCCCTCGCCGCGTGGGTCGGCAGGCGGTTCCTCCCGCAGCTGCCCATCGGCCCGCTCACCGTGATCGTCGTCTCCGGTACCGTGGGCGCGCTGTTCGGGTCGCCCGTCGGCGCCGCCCTGCTGGTGACGAGCGTCGCGATCGCGGTGCCGTCGAAGCGGCCGCTGTGGGATCGCATGTTCGCGCCGCTGATGGCCGCGGCCGCGGGCTCGATCACAATGCACTTCCTCGGCGCGTACAGCCTCTCGGCCGGATCGCCCGAGTACGCGGCACCGGCCGCGATCGACTTCCTCTGGGGCGTGCTGGTGCTGCTCGCCGCGATCGCGGCGGGACTCGCACTCGTCTACGGGATGAAGCCGTTGCACCGGGTGTTCCACGCGATGCGGAACCCGATCATCCCGCTCACGATCGGCGGACTGATCCTCGGGCTGCTCGGCGCGATCGGCGGGCCGATCACCCTGTTCAAGGGTCTCGACGAGCTGCAGGAGCTGACGAAGGAGGCCGCCGACTACGACGCCTGGCAACTCGCCGGGATCGTCGGCATCAAGATCGTCGCGCTGCTCATCGCCGCGGCGGCCGGATTCCGCGGCGGCCGGATCTTCCCGACCATCTTCATCGGCGGCGCCATCGGCATCCTCGCCGTGGCGATCGTGCCCGCCATCCCGGTCCCGGTCGCGATGGCCGCGGCCGTGCTCGGCGTCTGCCTCGTGGTCGTGCGCGACGGCTGGCTGTCCCTGTTCATCGCGATCGTGGTCGTCGGCGACATCGCCCTGCTGCCCATGCTGTGCGTGCTGATCCTCCCCGGCTGGCTGCTCGTCGCCCGGCTGCCCGAGATGCGCGTCGAGGAGGAACCCGCCGGCTGA
- a CDS encoding histidine phosphatase family protein produces MPADQIHLVRHGEVFNPQGVLYGRLPGYGLSSLGRQMAQAAADDLRARGRTIAALYSSPLQRTQQSAEPISAAFGLEPVLEERVIEPTNRFEGKRMTGSGGALRDVRNWPLLVNPWEPSWGEPFGSIADRMLQAMADAADAAESGDVIFVSHQLPIWMAHRRVTGRRLSHDPRRRRCALSSITTFERRDGRFVEVGYRDPAAPLAVAATDVGAV; encoded by the coding sequence GTGCCGGCCGACCAGATCCATCTCGTGCGCCACGGCGAGGTCTTCAACCCGCAGGGCGTGCTGTACGGTCGCCTCCCCGGCTACGGGCTCTCCTCGCTCGGACGCCAGATGGCGCAGGCCGCCGCCGACGACCTCCGCGCCCGCGGGCGCACCATCGCCGCGCTCTACTCCTCGCCGCTGCAGCGCACGCAGCAGTCGGCCGAGCCCATCTCGGCGGCGTTCGGACTCGAGCCGGTGCTCGAGGAGCGCGTGATCGAGCCGACCAACCGGTTCGAGGGCAAGCGCATGACCGGCTCCGGCGGGGCCCTGCGCGACGTGCGCAACTGGCCGCTGCTGGTGAACCCGTGGGAGCCGAGCTGGGGCGAGCCGTTCGGCTCGATCGCCGACCGCATGCTGCAGGCCATGGCGGATGCCGCCGATGCGGCCGAGTCCGGCGACGTGATCTTCGTCTCCCACCAGCTCCCGATCTGGATGGCGCACCGGCGCGTCACTGGCCGCCGGCTCTCGCACGACCCGCGCCGGCGCCGTTGCGCGCTGTCGAGCATCACCACGTTCGAGCGCCGGGACGGCCGATTCGTCGAGGTCGGCTACCGCGACCCGGCCGCACCGCTGGCCGTCGCCGCGACCGACGTGGGGGCGGTGTGA
- a CDS encoding helix-turn-helix domain-containing protein, with protein sequence MADDLSDVRFLTVAEVAAIMRVSKMTVYRLVHAGELPAIRFGRSFRVPESAIADAVRGGVAHTA encoded by the coding sequence ATGGCGGATGACCTGTCGGACGTGCGGTTCCTCACCGTGGCGGAGGTCGCCGCGATCATGCGCGTGTCGAAGATGACCGTATACCGGCTGGTGCATGCGGGGGAGCTGCCCGCGATCCGGTTCGGGCGCTCGTTCCGCGTGCCCGAGTCGGCGATCGCCGACGCGGTGCGCGGCGGGGTCGCCCACACCGCCTGA
- a CDS encoding glutaredoxin family protein: protein MSTDAPDPGIRITLLGKPGCHLCDDARDVVLAVRDELAALPDGPRVAYEEASILDDERMRERYAELIPVLLIDGEEHAHWRVDPVRLKSALLEHA, encoded by the coding sequence ATGAGCACCGACGCGCCCGACCCGGGCATCCGCATCACCCTGCTGGGCAAGCCCGGCTGCCACCTCTGCGACGACGCGCGCGACGTGGTGCTGGCGGTGCGCGACGAGCTCGCCGCGCTGCCGGACGGCCCGCGGGTCGCCTACGAGGAGGCCTCGATCCTCGACGACGAGCGGATGCGCGAGCGCTACGCCGAGCTCATCCCGGTGCTGCTCATCGACGGCGAGGAGCACGCGCACTGGCGGGTCGACCCCGTGCGCCTGAAGTCCGCGCTGCTCGAGCACGCGTAG
- a CDS encoding ArsR/SmtB family transcription factor — MADIFDVVADSTRREILGVLRERAEIAGDGVGELSVSDIVAALGLSQPTVSKHLKVLREAGLAQVREEGQHRYYHLVAEPLEHIEDWLYPFLAGNDAERVTELALQTLKHEQRAFAEKLGKAYAETAHQVRSTTQRASTAVKGATQKLKP, encoded by the coding sequence ATGGCGGACATCTTCGACGTGGTGGCGGATTCGACCAGGCGAGAGATTCTCGGTGTGCTGCGCGAACGGGCCGAGATCGCGGGTGACGGCGTCGGGGAGCTGAGCGTCTCCGACATCGTCGCTGCGCTCGGCCTCAGCCAGCCGACGGTCTCGAAGCATCTCAAGGTGCTGCGGGAGGCCGGTCTCGCGCAGGTGCGCGAGGAGGGGCAGCACCGCTACTACCACCTCGTCGCAGAGCCGCTCGAGCACATCGAGGACTGGCTCTACCCGTTCCTCGCCGGCAACGACGCGGAGCGCGTCACCGAGCTCGCGTTGCAGACGCTCAAGCACGAGCAGCGCGCGTTCGCCGAGAAGCTCGGCAAGGCGTATGCCGAGACCGCGCACCAGGTGCGCTCCACGACGCAGCGCGCGAGCACCGCGGTCAAGGGTGCGACCCAGAAGCTCAAGCCCTGA
- a CDS encoding 30S ribosomal protein bS22, translating to MGSVIKKRRKRMAKKKHRKLLRKTRHQRRNKK from the coding sequence GTGGGTTCTGTGATCAAGAAGCGCCGCAAGCGCATGGCGAAGAAGAAGCACCGCAAGCTCCTTCGCAAGACGCGCCACCAGCGTCGCAACAAGAAGTAG
- the proC gene encoding pyrroline-5-carboxylate reductase: protein MTTSVVLPTIAFLGAGSMARAVLAGLLQPGVEVEGGVRATNRSAARAAELEVHETVTAFATETDAGANRAAVAGARIVVVAVKPAMVPDLLDEIADALEPGTLVVSVAAGVTIRTFERHLPEHVHVIRSMPNTPAVVGRAVTGLSAGTRSTDDDLAVAVALFETVGRVLVVPESQLDALSTISGSGPAYVFYLIEQLTATAVAKGFTAEQASLMVEGTFRGASELLAASDDPPAELRRRVTSPNGTTERAIAVLEASGLQDVFDRATDAALARAREMAAGA from the coding sequence GTGACCACCTCCGTCGTTCTGCCCACAATCGCGTTCCTGGGGGCCGGCTCGATGGCCCGCGCCGTCCTCGCCGGCCTGCTGCAGCCCGGCGTCGAGGTCGAGGGGGGCGTGCGCGCGACGAACCGCAGCGCGGCCCGCGCGGCAGAGCTGGAAGTGCACGAGACGGTCACCGCGTTCGCCACCGAGACGGATGCTGGTGCCAATCGCGCGGCCGTCGCCGGCGCGCGCATCGTGGTCGTCGCCGTCAAGCCGGCCATGGTGCCCGACCTGCTCGACGAGATCGCCGATGCGCTCGAGCCCGGCACGCTCGTGGTGAGCGTCGCCGCCGGCGTCACGATCCGGACGTTCGAGCGGCACCTCCCCGAGCACGTGCACGTGATCCGCTCGATGCCGAACACGCCTGCCGTGGTCGGCCGCGCCGTGACCGGCCTCTCGGCCGGAACCCGCTCGACCGACGACGACCTCGCGGTCGCGGTCGCGCTCTTCGAGACCGTCGGCCGCGTGCTCGTGGTGCCCGAGTCGCAGCTCGACGCCCTCTCGACCATCTCGGGCTCAGGGCCCGCGTACGTCTTCTACCTGATCGAGCAGCTCACTGCGACGGCCGTCGCCAAGGGCTTCACCGCCGAGCAGGCGTCGCTCATGGTCGAGGGCACGTTCCGGGGCGCGAGCGAGCTGCTCGCGGCATCCGACGACCCGCCCGCCGAGCTGCGCCGCCGCGTCACCAGCCCGAACGGCACGACCGAGCGCGCGATCGCCGTGCTCGAGGCATCCGGGCTGCAGGACGTGTTCGACCGCGCCACCGACGCGGCGCTCGCGCGCGCCCGGGAGATGGCCGCCGGGGCCTGA
- a CDS encoding TrkH family potassium uptake protein → MARARSFASGLAESSPARFAILIFTGLILVLTAVLALPISAADRSATPLADALFTAVSAICVTGLVTVDMATHWSTFGNVAILIGLQVGGIGVLTLASILGLVVSRRLGLRQKLIAASDTNPMRTHAGPVAESQAVRLGEIGGLLTTVAVSVLAIELVLTILIVPHLLILGWEPWPAIWKGFYFAASAFTNTGFVPTVEGMAPFAEDVWMLTVIGLGVFVGSLGFPVIFALARKVRFGARFSVHVKLTLVATLGLLVVGALFIATLEWNHQPTLGSQEPWFRPITATFLSMMTRSGGFSTVDVSQMNGSTLLGMDMLMFVGGGSASTAGGIKVTTLAVLFLAAFAEARGDQSMNVFERRIPNDVLRLAVSVVLWGATIVATAAIAILHITKEPLDVVLFDTISAFATCGLSTDLPGRSPDSVKYILSATMWAGRVGTVTLAAALAASQRRQLFKRPEERPIVG, encoded by the coding sequence ATGGCACGCGCGCGCAGCTTCGCCTCCGGCCTCGCCGAGAGCTCGCCCGCCCGCTTCGCGATCCTCATCTTCACGGGCCTCATCCTCGTGCTCACCGCGGTGCTCGCCCTGCCGATCTCCGCCGCCGACCGCTCGGCGACCCCGCTCGCCGACGCGCTCTTCACGGCGGTGAGCGCGATCTGCGTGACCGGGCTCGTCACGGTCGACATGGCCACGCACTGGTCGACGTTCGGCAACGTGGCGATCCTGATCGGCCTGCAGGTCGGCGGCATCGGCGTGCTCACGCTGGCATCCATCCTCGGCCTCGTCGTCTCACGCCGGCTCGGCCTGCGCCAGAAGCTCATCGCCGCGAGCGACACGAACCCCATGCGCACCCATGCGGGCCCCGTCGCGGAGAGCCAGGCGGTGCGCCTCGGCGAGATCGGCGGCCTGCTCACGACCGTCGCGGTGAGCGTGCTGGCCATCGAGCTCGTCCTGACGATCCTGATCGTGCCGCACCTGCTGATCCTGGGCTGGGAGCCGTGGCCGGCGATCTGGAAGGGCTTCTACTTCGCGGCATCCGCCTTCACCAACACCGGGTTCGTGCCGACCGTCGAGGGCATGGCGCCCTTCGCCGAGGACGTGTGGATGCTCACCGTCATCGGCCTCGGCGTGTTCGTCGGGAGCCTCGGCTTCCCCGTCATCTTCGCCCTCGCCCGCAAGGTGCGCTTCGGCGCCCGTTTCTCGGTGCACGTGAAGCTGACGCTCGTCGCAACCCTCGGGCTGCTCGTGGTCGGCGCGCTGTTCATCGCCACACTGGAATGGAACCACCAGCCGACGCTCGGGTCGCAGGAGCCGTGGTTCCGTCCGATCACCGCGACGTTCCTGTCGATGATGACGAGATCCGGCGGATTCTCGACCGTCGACGTCTCGCAGATGAACGGGTCGACCCTGCTCGGCATGGACATGCTCATGTTCGTCGGCGGCGGCTCGGCGTCGACCGCCGGCGGCATCAAGGTCACGACCCTCGCGGTGCTGTTCCTCGCGGCGTTCGCCGAGGCCCGCGGCGACCAGTCGATGAACGTGTTCGAGCGCCGGATCCCGAACGACGTGCTCCGCCTCGCGGTGAGCGTCGTGCTCTGGGGCGCGACCATCGTCGCGACCGCGGCGATCGCGATCCTGCACATCACGAAGGAACCGCTCGACGTCGTGCTCTTCGACACGATCTCGGCGTTCGCGACCTGCGGGCTCAGCACCGACCTGCCCGGACGATCACCCGATTCGGTGAAGTACATCCTGTCGGCGACGATGTGGGCGGGGCGCGTTGGTACAGTGACGCTGGCTGCGGCCCTCGCCGCGTCCCAGCGCAGGCAGTTGTTCAAGCGGCCGGAAGAGAGGCCCATCGTTGGTTGA
- the aspS gene encoding aspartate--tRNA(Asn) ligase has translation MSTRTLVTNLAALEDGPVSVSGWVETVRDQKKVQFVILRDESGAVQLVNPAVRELAEDAGPEASARLAITEQISALAHGSFITVTGDLKHDERVKLGGLEVKIGTLEVVTEALPETPIAADSSLDKRLDWRFLDLRNPKQALIFKVQTTLLHAWRTYWVERGFIEIQTPKLMASASESRAELFEIEYFEGKAYLAQSPQFFKQMAQVAGFGKVFEVGPAFRADPSFTSRHATEFTSVDAEMSWIDSHEDVMAMHEELLVAGFTAVKERHGAEIEELFGVEVTVPATPFPRIPLARAKEIVAERGYVVPREDEDMDPEGERQIAAYVREEFGHEFVFLTDYASNIRPFYHMRHEGDPSLTNSYDLLFNGVEISTGAQREHRVDVLVAQAKEKGLEPEELEFYLDFFRYGAPAHGGFGMGLARVLMLMLHEASIREVTYLFRGPTRLLP, from the coding sequence GTGAGCACACGCACCCTCGTCACGAACCTCGCCGCCCTCGAGGACGGCCCCGTCAGCGTCTCCGGATGGGTCGAGACCGTCCGCGACCAGAAGAAGGTGCAGTTCGTCATCCTGCGCGACGAGTCCGGCGCGGTGCAGCTCGTGAACCCCGCCGTGCGGGAGCTCGCGGAGGACGCCGGGCCCGAGGCATCCGCCCGCCTGGCCATCACCGAGCAGATCTCGGCGCTCGCCCACGGCTCCTTCATCACCGTGACCGGCGACCTGAAGCACGACGAGCGCGTGAAGCTCGGCGGGCTCGAGGTGAAGATCGGCACGCTCGAGGTCGTCACCGAGGCGCTGCCCGAGACGCCGATCGCCGCCGACTCGAGCCTCGACAAGCGCCTCGACTGGCGCTTCCTCGACCTGCGCAACCCGAAGCAGGCCCTCATCTTCAAGGTCCAGACGACGCTGCTGCACGCGTGGCGCACGTACTGGGTGGAGCGCGGGTTCATCGAGATCCAGACCCCGAAGCTCATGGCGTCGGCCTCGGAGTCGCGCGCCGAGCTGTTCGAGATCGAGTACTTCGAGGGCAAGGCGTACCTCGCGCAGAGCCCGCAGTTCTTCAAGCAGATGGCCCAGGTCGCCGGCTTCGGCAAGGTGTTCGAGGTCGGCCCGGCCTTCCGCGCCGACCCGTCGTTCACCTCGCGCCACGCGACCGAGTTCACCTCGGTCGACGCCGAGATGAGCTGGATCGACTCGCACGAGGACGTCATGGCGATGCACGAGGAGCTCCTCGTCGCGGGCTTCACGGCGGTCAAGGAGCGCCACGGCGCCGAGATCGAGGAGCTGTTCGGCGTCGAGGTCACCGTGCCCGCCACGCCGTTCCCGCGCATCCCGCTGGCGCGCGCCAAGGAGATCGTCGCCGAGCGCGGCTACGTCGTGCCCCGCGAGGACGAGGACATGGACCCCGAGGGCGAGCGCCAGATCGCGGCGTACGTGCGCGAGGAGTTCGGCCACGAGTTCGTCTTCCTCACCGACTACGCCTCGAACATCCGGCCGTTCTACCACATGCGCCACGAGGGCGACCCGTCGCTCACGAACAGCTACGACCTGCTCTTCAACGGCGTCGAGATCTCGACCGGCGCGCAGCGCGAGCACCGCGTCGACGTGCTCGTCGCGCAAGCGAAGGAGAAGGGCCTGGAGCCCGAGGAGCTCGAGTTCTACCTCGACTTCTTCCGCTACGGCGCTCCCGCGCACGGTGGATTCGGCATGGGCCTCGCGCGCGTGCTGATGCTCATGCTGCACGAGGCGTCGATCCGCGAGGTCACCTACCTGTTCCGCGGCCCCACGCGCCTGCTGCCGTAG